The Xiphophorus hellerii strain 12219 chromosome 5, Xiphophorus_hellerii-4.1, whole genome shotgun sequence genome window below encodes:
- the LOC116719633 gene encoding tubulin polymerization-promoting protein family member 2-like — protein MASGSATSADAETAFQKFAVHGDPHATGREMNGKNFAKMCKDCQIIDGKHVTSTDVDIVFSKVKAKTARVITFEEFNQALHELAQKRFKGKTQAEAIEHMYGLVAGQDPANAGVTKISKVGGVDRLTDTSKYTGSHKERFDESGKGKGLSGREEMTDASGYVSGYKGSGTYDDKVNN, from the exons ATGGCCTCGGGATCAGCGACCTCCGCAGACGCGGAAACCGCTTTCCAGAAGTTTGCAGTCCACGGAGATCCTCATGCGACTGGGAGGGAGATGAATGGAAAGAACTTTGCCAAGATGTGCAAAGACTGTCAAATTATAGACGGCAAGCACGTCACTTCCACTGATGTTGATATAGTTTTCAGCAAAGTCAA ggCAAAGACCGCTCGTGTCATCACATTTGAAGAGTTCAACCAGGCACTGCATGAGTTGGCTCAAAAGCGATTCAAAGGCAAGACCCAAGCGGAGGCTATTGAGCATATGTACGGTCTCGTTGCTGGGCAGGATCCTGCCAATGCTGGAGTCACT AAAATTTCAAAGGTAGGAGGAGTGGACAGACTGACGGACACATCCAAGTACACCGGGTCACACAAGGAGCGCTTTGACGAGTCAGGCAAAGGGAAAGGATTATCTGGGCGTGAGGAAATGACAGACGCCAGTGGATATGTGTCTGGTTATAAGGGCAGTGGCACTTACGACGACAAGGTCAACAATtga
- the ftr84 gene encoding tripartite motif-containing protein 16, which translates to MADSGFPFPPDSFCPLCADGLRDPVTIPCGDTYCLECIKIYWDQYDHMGVYSCPQCRASFTPRPVLRRNVPDVQHQQQPRQQLPELTPFPYMHRESYCDFCVGRRNRAVKSCLMCLAYYCETHVKPHYESSTFKRHKLVDETGHLDRKICPQHEKGLELFCRSDQMCICVLCTVREHRSHNIASAEEERIEKQKVLVVTQSEVQHIISERMKELQELKHNVDVLKNAAQRAQTDSDKTFHEMLQAVERWKSEINQMIMANIQAAMTQADGYVERLEQEIMELQRRDAELRQILETEDNIHFLQNFPTLCVPPEAMVPKVLINPQFSFGEISKTATEMKESLDDICKKELSKISKTVSETPVYILLPRNRDKLLKVPSRVDFQEPKSRTDFLRYAVRLSFDSNTVYKELVLSDGNQRVTRKKTTQFYPDHPERFDGFSQVLCKEPLSGFRFYWEAEWGGEFSIGVAYKSISRKGKNSNSLLGYNDKSWSLLCSDSGYSAWHNKADKDLPEAPRATRIGVYLDYAGNTLAFYSISNTMELIHRFRAQFSEPLFAGFGVGSSVTLCQLKQNTMPYT; encoded by the exons ATGGCCGATTCAGGTTTCCCATTCCCACCAGACTCTTTCTGTCCCCTGTGTGCTGATGGACTCCGGGACCCGGTCACCATTCCCTGTGGGGACACTTACTGCCTGGAGTGTATCAAGATCTACTGGGACCAGTACGACCACATGGGCGTGTACAGCTGCCCTCAGTGCCGCGCGTCTTTCACGCCACGGCCCGTCCTGAGACGCAACGTGCCAGACGTTCAGCACCAGCAACAGCCCCGCCAGCAGCTCCCGGAGCTCACCCCCTTCCCGTACATGCACCGCGAATCCTACTGCGACTTTTGCGTCGGCCGCCGCAACAGGGCCGTCAAGTCGTGCCTCATGTGTCTGGCTTACTACTGCGAGACGCACGTCAAGCCTCATTACGAGTCGTCCACGTTCAAGAGGCACAAGCTCGTGGACGAGACGGGCCACCTGGACAGGAAGATCTGCCCCCAGCACGAGAAGGGCTTGGAGCTGTTCTGTCGCTCTGACCAGATGTGCATCTGCGTGCTGTGTACTGTCAGAGAGCACCGCAGCCACAACATTGCCTCGGCGGAAGAAGAGCGCATTGAGAAACAA AAAGTTCTGGTGGTGACCCAGTCCGAAGTGCAGCACATCATTTCAGAGAGGATGAAAGAGCTGCAGGAGCTCAAGCACAATGTGGATGTTCTAAAA AATGCTGCCCAGCGTGCGCAGACTGATAGCGATAAGACCTTCCATGAGATGTTGCAGGCAGTCGAGCGCTGGAAGTCTGAAATCAACCAGATGATAATGGCCAACATACAGGCGGCCATGACGCAGGCTGATGGTTACGTTGAGCGCCTTGAGCAGGAGATAATGGAGCTGCAGCGGCGAGACGCTGAGCTGCGACAGATCCTGGAAACAGAAGACAACATTCACTTTCTGCAG AATTTTCCCACCCTGTGTGTTCCTCCAGAGGCCATGGTTCCTAAAGTTCTCATCAACCCTCAATTCTCCTTTGGAGAAATAAGCAAAACAGCCACAGAGATGAAAGAAAGCCTGGATGACATCTGTAAAAAGGAACTGAGCAAGATCTCCAAGACGG TCAGCGAAACTCCTGTGTATATACTTCTGCCACGAAATAGGGACAAACTCCTGAAAG TTCCCTCCAGGGTTGATTTTCAGGAGCCAAAATCCAGAACAGACTTCTTGAGAT ATGCGGTCAGACTGTCCTTTGATTCAAACACCGTCTACAAAGAGCTCGTGCTGTCAGACGGCAATCAGAGAGTCACTCGAAAGAAAACGACCCAGTTTTATCCGGACCATCCGGAACGCTTCGATGGCTTTTCCCAGGTGCTGTGCAAGGAGCCTCTGTCTGGCTTCAGGTTCTACTGGGAGGCCGAGTGGGGCGGGGAGTTCTCCATCGGTGTGGCCTACAAGAGCATCAGTCGCAAGGGCAAAAATTCAAACAGCCTTCTGGGCTACAACGACAAGTCGTGGAGTCTCCTCTGCTCTGATTCAGGATACTCAGCCTGGCACaacaaagcagacaaagatcTGCCTGAAGCTCCCCGGGCCACTAGGATAGGTGTGTACTTGGACTATGCGGGCAACACGTTGGCCTTCTATTCAATATCCAATACAATGGAGCTCATCCACAGGTTCAGAGCTCAGTTCAGTGAGCCTCTGTTTGCTGGTTTTGGGGTTGGCTCCTCTGTTACCCTCTGCCAGCTGAAGCAGAACACTATGCCTtatacttaa